One genomic segment of Desulfobacterales bacterium includes these proteins:
- a CDS encoding phage holin family protein, translating into MKGLMIRWLMLSAAIIVASYMIDGIHVSGFFSACFAAAVLGILNVFFRPVLLILTLPINILTLGGFTFVINALMLKMVSGAIDGFDVYGFWSAIFGSLVISAVNWVLNAMINDSGRVEFYHSAKSYHFPHRHRTPDESGRSDQTGHIDQIDLKKKDDDSWE; encoded by the coding sequence ATGAAAGGACTTATGATCAGATGGCTGATGCTGTCAGCAGCGATCATCGTGGCATCTTACATGATTGACGGCATCCATGTGAGCGGATTTTTCAGCGCATGTTTTGCAGCCGCCGTTCTCGGTATCCTGAATGTATTCTTCCGCCCGGTTCTGCTCATCCTCACCCTGCCCATAAATATCCTGACGCTGGGAGGGTTTACTTTCGTAATCAATGCGCTGATGCTGAAAATGGTTTCCGGCGCCATAGACGGTTTTGATGTCTACGGATTCTGGTCGGCCATTTTTGGATCGCTGGTGATCAGTGCGGTCAACTGGGTGTTGAACGCCATGATCAATGACAGCGGGCGGGTTGAGTTTTACCATTCCGCAAAATCATATCATTTTCCCCACAGACACCGTACCCCGGACGAATCAGGCAGATCAGATCAAACCGGGCACATCGATCAAATCGATCTGAAAAAAAAAGATGACGATTCATGGGAATAA